In Denitratisoma sp. DHT3, one DNA window encodes the following:
- a CDS encoding EF-hand domain-containing protein: MSSISGIGSSGSMMMQGMGGMQGMRGMKRPDPTEMANDLFSKLDTSGQGYIEKADLQSAFDQAASKTNASDTSTNVDDLFSKLDADSDGKVTKQEFSDSLQKLADQLDQQFQSGRMQDAMPSMGGMPPGPPPGAGEDAGKTKEELTSAATEVSGSDSGLSSMLTNIVQNFDAADTNQDGKVTMQEIIAYQQSQSTAESGTSTAAASGSAGKAASSSNDFEAKLMMQIMKLADAYGLGHENTHASTSSLTVTA, encoded by the coding sequence ATGAGCAGCATAAGCGGCATCGGCAGCAGTGGTTCGATGATGATGCAGGGGATGGGCGGCATGCAGGGAATGCGTGGCATGAAACGCCCCGATCCAACGGAGATGGCGAATGACCTGTTTTCCAAATTGGATACTTCGGGACAGGGGTACATCGAGAAGGCCGACCTGCAAAGCGCCTTCGACCAGGCGGCATCGAAGACCAACGCCTCGGATACCTCGACCAACGTCGATGATCTCTTTTCGAAACTCGACGCAGACAGCGATGGCAAGGTCACCAAGCAGGAATTCTCGGACTCGCTACAGAAACTTGCCGATCAACTGGACCAGCAGTTTCAGAGCGGCCGCATGCAGGATGCGATGCCTTCGATGGGTGGGATGCCGCCCGGGCCGCCTCCTGGCGCTGGAGAGGATGCGGGCAAGACCAAGGAAGAACTCACCAGCGCAGCCACAGAGGTCAGCGGTAGTGACAGCGGTCTCTCCAGCATGCTGACGAATATCGTTCAGAACTTCGACGCCGCCGACACCAACCAGGACGGCAAGGTGACCATGCAGGAAATCATCGCCTATCAGCAGTCGCAAAGCACGGCAGAATCTGGCACCTCAACGGCCGCTGCTTCCGGCAGTGCAGGAAAGGCAGCCTCCAGCAGCAATGACTTCGAAGCCAAGTTGATGATGCAAATCATGAAGCTGGCCGATGCCTACGGCCTCGGGCATGAGAACACCCATGCTTCTACGTCTTCCCTGACAGTCACTGCCTGA
- a CDS encoding NfeD family protein: MDLNPEWWHWAVAGIVLILSELAVPAFVLIWFGAGALVVALALALVAIGWTAQLALWLLVSLALTAVWFRFFKPGQLKTRIGASDPSVVGEVGLLSRAVGPFQRGEVRLQKPVLGADIWPCIADEAINAGERVKVVAVEGSLLKVAKA; encoded by the coding sequence ATGGATCTGAACCCCGAGTGGTGGCACTGGGCGGTGGCGGGCATCGTCCTGATTCTGTCGGAACTGGCGGTGCCGGCCTTCGTGCTGATCTGGTTCGGCGCCGGGGCATTGGTGGTGGCTCTGGCGTTGGCGCTGGTCGCGATCGGCTGGACTGCGCAACTGGCGCTGTGGCTGCTGGTGTCGTTGGCGCTGACGGCGGTCTGGTTCCGTTTCTTCAAGCCCGGCCAGCTCAAGACCCGCATCGGCGCCTCCGATCCCAGCGTGGTGGGGGAGGTGGGGCTGCTTTCCCGTGCCGTGGGGCCCTTCCAGCGCGGCGAAGTGCGGCTGCAGAAACCGGTGCTCGGGGCGGATATCTGGCCTTGCATCGCCGACGAGGCGATCAATGCCGGCGAGCGGGTCAAGGTGGTTGCCGTGGAAGGCAGCCTGTTGAAGGTAGCCAAAGCCTGA
- a CDS encoding helix-turn-helix domain-containing protein — MANTLNKKEVVASRLRAVRERLGLTQREIAERSQIPLPSYKDYEVGNRMPGGEALGLLVASGINGNWLLTGRGAMLLGEEGPQREPDPEKNSFEGKIDPKRLGYLCRLIDEICMERSIGISAEKRGYLLALLYECTNDVENIDPSIVENFVSLAS; from the coding sequence ATGGCCAACACATTGAATAAAAAGGAAGTGGTGGCGTCTCGTTTGCGTGCTGTTCGCGAGAGACTCGGATTGACACAGAGAGAAATCGCCGAAAGAAGCCAAATTCCGCTCCCTTCTTACAAGGATTACGAAGTTGGCAATCGCATGCCTGGCGGGGAGGCGCTGGGGCTACTTGTTGCTTCAGGTATTAATGGGAACTGGTTGCTTACTGGACGGGGTGCGATGTTGCTGGGGGAGGAAGGGCCGCAGCGGGAACCTGATCCAGAGAAAAATTCTTTTGAGGGCAAAATTGATCCGAAACGGCTCGGGTATTTGTGCCGTTTGATTGACGAAATCTGTATGGAACGATCAATCGGGATCTCAGCTGAAAAGCGTGGTTATCTTTTGGCTCTGCTGTATGAATGCACTAATGATGTTGAAAACATCGATCCCTCGATTGTTGAGAATTTCGTATCGCTGGCTTCATGA
- a CDS encoding polymer-forming cytoskeletal protein has translation MFFRQLTQRKRVVSLIGAGTRIIGTVKFHDDLRIDGEIRGDVCSDNESSTLVVSEHGLIDGSARASHLIVSGTILGTAVADNLELRPTSRITGDVAYGVIEVPPGVVIQGRLTCHRGEPTPFTESTNMI, from the coding sequence ATGTTTTTTCGACAACTGACCCAGCGGAAACGCGTTGTCTCGCTGATCGGTGCGGGAACCCGAATCATCGGTACTGTGAAGTTTCACGATGACCTGCGCATCGATGGCGAAATTCGTGGCGACGTGTGCAGCGACAACGAATCCAGCACGCTGGTCGTCAGCGAACATGGCCTGATCGACGGCAGCGCACGCGCATCGCATCTGATTGTGAGCGGTACGATCCTCGGCACGGCGGTGGCCGACAACCTGGAACTGCGACCCACCTCCCGAATAACGGGAGACGTGGCGTACGGCGTTATCGAAGTTCCGCCTGGTGTCGTCATCCAGGGGCGATTGACCTGCCACCGCGGCGAGCCGACTCCATTCACCGAGTCGACCAACATGATTTGA
- a CDS encoding helix-turn-helix domain-containing protein, with translation MANTLNKKEVVASRLRAVRERLGLTQREIAERSQIPLPSYKDYEVGNRMPGGEALGLLVARKTAPRLLPKLFFIRVLQLGLRTSFIFWHAGKYHGRCS, from the coding sequence ATGGCCAACACATTGAATAAAAAGGAAGTGGTGGCGTCTCGTTTGCGTGCTGTTCGCGAGAGACTCGGATTGACACAGAGAGAAATCGCCGAAAGAAGCCAAATTCCGCTCCCTTCTTACAAGGATTACGAAGTTGGCAATCGCATGCCTGGCGGGGAGGCGCTGGGGCTACTTGTTGCAAGGAAGACTGCGCCTCGCCTTCTGCCAAAGCTGTTTTTCATAAGGGTTTTGCAATTGGGCCTTCGTACGAGTTTTATTTTTTGGCATGCTGGAAAATATCATGGGAGATGCAGTTGA